The sequence CTCGCCAAGCAGATGCCGGACGCGGAAAAGCGTCGCCGGGCTCATTTCCTCATCGATACGGGTAAGGGGCTGGAGCCCGCGCGCCGCGCGGTCGGCGCGGTCCTGCGGGCCGTCGCCGCCCTTGCCTGAGGAAAAGCGCGCGCACAAACCGCGCAAAAGCGGTTGATCAACCAGGTACCAGCTGGGGAAAACCGGTGGGTGACGGCATGTCGCCATGCGCCTTGCTGTCGCGGCCGGGCCTGATCTGAGACACTGATATCGGCCGCCTTGTGGGCCGGCCGGCACGAAAACGGGGACCTCGACCTTGCGGGAAATCGCCTTCGATACGGAAACTACCGGCCTTGATCCCAGGAACGGCGACCGCCTTGTGGAAATCGGCGGCGTCGAGCTGATCAACCACGTGCCGACGGGCCGCACCTATCACGTCTACATCAATCCCGAGCGCGACGTGCCGCTGGAGGCGTTCAACGTGCACGGGCTGTCGACGGAGTTTCTGGCCGACAAGCCGAAATTCGCCGAAGTCGCGCAGGAGTTCCTGGATTTCGTCGGCGACGCGGTGCTGGTGATCCACAACGCCTCGTTCGACATGGGCTTCATCAACATGGAGCTGTCGCGCGTCGGCATGGGGCCGATCCCGCCCGCGCAGGTGCTCGACACACTGGCGATTGCCCGGCGCAAGCATCCCGGCTCGCCGGCCTCGCTGGATGCGCTGTGCTCGCGCTACGGCATCGACAATTCGCGCCGGACCAAGCACGGCGCGTTGCTCGACTCCGAGATCCTGGCAGAGGTCTATATCGAGCTGATCGGCGGCAAGCAGGCGGGCCTTGCCTTCAGCGCCGAGGAGGAAACGCGCACGGACACCATCGTCCATGAGCGCACGCGCGCCCAGCCGCGCCCCGTGCCGCTCGCGCCGCGCCTCACGGCGGCCGAGATCGAGGCCCATGCCGGCTTCATCTCGGGCATGGGCGACAAGGCCCTGTGGAAACGTTACGAGCCCGGCGAGGCCTGAAGACGGCGCATCAAAAGGACGGGCAGGGACGGGTTCCCCCGTCCCTCATCCTCACAGCATGGACGGCAGGACGCGATCCGGCGGACGGTGGCCGTCCATGAAGGTCTTGATGTTGATGATGACCTTCTCGCCCATGTCGACGCGGCCCTCGACCGTCGCCGATCCCATATGCGGCAGCAGCACCACCTTGTTGGAGGCGACCAGCTTCGGGTTAACCGCGGGCTCGTGCTCGAACACGTCGAGACCGGCACCGGCGAGCTGGCCGGCATCGAGTTGACGGATGAGGGCGGCCTCGTCGATCACCTCGCCGCGCGCGGTGTTGACGATATAGGCTTCCGGCTTCATCAGCTTCAGCCTGCGGGCCGACAGCAGGTGATAGGTCGCCGGGGTATGCGGGCAGTGGATGGACACGACGTCCATGCGCGCCAGCATCTGGTCGAGGCTTTCCCAGTAGGTCGCCTCGAGCGACTCCTCCACCGCTTCGGAGACCCTCCGGCGGTTGTGGTAGTGGATCGACATGCCGAAGGCCTTGGCGCGCCGGGCCACGGCCTGGCCGATGCGGCCCATGCCGATGATGCCGAGTCGCTTGCCCCAGATCCGCCGGCCGAGCATCCAGGTCGGCGACCAGCCGCTCCACTCGCCATGCTCCAGCACCTTGATGCCTTCGGCGATGCGGCGCGGCACGCCGAGCATCAGCGCCATGGTCATGTCGGCCGTGTCCTCGGTCAGGACGCCCGGCGTGTTGGTGACCGTGATGCCGCGATTGTTGGCGGTGATGACGTCGATATTGTCGACGCCATTGCCGAAATTGGCGATCAGCTTGAGATTGGGGCCGGCCTGGGACAGGACGGCGGAGTCGATGCGGTCGGTGACCGTCGGCACCACCACGTCGGCGGTCTTCACCGCCTCGACCAGCTCGGCCTGGCTCAGCGGCCTGTCGGCTTCGTTGAGGCGCGTCTCGAACAGCTCGCGCATCCGCGTCTCGACGACGTCGGGCAGTTTGCGTGTCACGACGACCAGTGGCTTCTTCCTGGGCATGCTCCTCGCCTTTTCGCGCTCTGTTGAGGGCTCCTTAACCCTACCTGTCCGAAATTGCGTCGTCGTCGCCGCAGCGGCCGGGCCGACGCTTCAGTTCTCATTACCAGATGGTCCGGTCAAAACAAGGGACCGGAGTGCGCGATGGCGCCGGATGGCGGGCTCAATGCGGCCCTGCCTTGAAAATGTGCGATTCTCGGTCTTTCGCTGAACCCGCCGCGCGGGCAGCGGCGATACGGATGTCGAGGGAAAGGACAGGAACCCCATGCGAGGACTGGCAAGGCGGTGCAGCGATCACGACAGGCAGCTGGCGGACGACGCCGGCCGGTCGCACGCGCGCCCTGCGCCGCCCCGCATCCGCAGACCTCTCGCCCGCGTCCTTGCCGCAGCAAGCCTCTGCCTGCTCCTGCTGCTGCAGGTGCTCGCCGGACCCGGTGCAGCCCTTGCCCAGAGCACCACAAAGGGCCCGAGCGGCTTCCCCGTGCCCCGTTTCGTCAGCCTCAAGTCCGAGCGCGTCAATGTCCGCGTCGGCCCCACGCTGGAGCACCGCATCGGCTGGACTTATGTCCGCGCCGGCCTGCCGGTCGAGATCGTCCAGGAATTCGAGAACTGGCGCCGTATCCGCGACTGGCAGGGCGAGGAGGGCTGGGTGTTCCATTCGCTGCTCAGCGGCCGCCGCACGGCGCTGGTGACCCCCTGGGAACAGTCCGGCACCACGCCGCTGCGTGCCGAGCCGCGCTCCGATGCCCGCCTCGTCGCCGAGCTGGGGCCGAACGTTTTGGCCAATGTCGGCAGCTGCCGTGAGGGCTGGTGCCGGATCAGCGGCGAGAAGTTCGCCGGCTGGATCGACCAGACGCGCCTGTTCGGCGTCTATCCGGACGAAACGTTCGAATAAGCTGACTTTCTGCAAGATACTGAAATACAAAGAAAAACGGCGACCACGCTTTTGCGAGGCCGCCGTTTTCGTTTCCTTGTTCCGACGCGAAAGCCGGTTTCAGACTTCCTCGATCTGGCGTGCGGCCTGGGCTTCGGCTTCCTGCGTCTTCAGCGCGTCGAGCCGGGGCATCGACACGGTGTTGTAGCCGCTGTCGACGAAATGCACCTCGCCGGTGACACCGGACGACAGGTCCGACAGCAGGTAGAGCGCGGAGCCGCCGACCTCGTCGATGGTCACGGTGCGGCCGAGCGGCGAGTGCTGCTTCTGATAGTTGAACATCACCCGCGCGTCGGAGACGCCGGACCCGGCCAGCGTGCGCACCGGGCCGGCGGAGATCGCGTTCACGCGAACGTTCTGCAGGCCGTAATCCATGGCGAGATAGCGCACGGAGGACTCAAGCGCCGCCTTGGCCACGCCCATGACGTTGTAGTTCGGCATCACCTTGGTCGAGCCGCCATAGGTCAGCGTCACGATCGAGCCGCCGTTCGGCATCAGCTCGGCCGCCCGCTTGGCGATCTCCGTGAAGGAGAAGCACGAGATCAGCATCGTGCGGGTGAAGTTCTCCCGCGTCGTGTCGGCATAGCGACCGCGCAGCTCCGACTTGTCGGAAAAGGCGATGGCATGGACGAGAAAGTCGATGCTGCCCCACTCGGCCTTCAGCGTCTCGAACACCTGGTCGACGGTCGCGATGTCCTCGACGTCGCAGGGGATCAGCAGATTGGCCCCGACGCTGTCGGCCAGCGGCCGCACGCGGCGGCCGAAAGCCTCGCCCTGATATGTGAAGGCGAGCTCCGCCCCCTGTGCCGCGAGCGCTTTGGCGATCCCCCACGCGATGGAGTGATCGTTCGCGACGCCCATGACCAGACCGCGCTTGCCCTTCATAAGCCCGCTCATTCCCAACTCCTTCAGAGAAGCGGACGGGGCCTTGCCCCGCTCCGCCCGGTCCAGCCGTTGCCGGCCGGATGTGATTTGCGTGAAGATCAGCCGTTGTAGCGGCGGAAGACGAGCGTGGCGTTGGTGCCGCCGAAGCCGAAGCCGTTGGACATGATGGTGTTCAGGCCCGCATTGTCGATGCGCTCACGCACGATCGGCACGTCGGCGAAGATCGGGTCGAGCTCCTCGATATGGGCCGACGGCGCGATGAAGTCGTTCTGCATCATCAGCAGCGAGTAGATCGCCTCATGCACGCCGGCCGCGCCCAGCGAGTGGCCGGAGATCGCCTTGGTGGCCGAGATCCGCGGCAGGTCCTTGCCGAACACGCTGCGCATCGCCTCCACCTCGCGCTCGTCGCCCACCGGCGTCGAGGTCGCATGCGGATTGATGTAGTCGATCGGCTCGCCGACATTGGCCATGGCCAGCTTCATGCAACGGGCAGCGCCCTCGCCCGAGGGGGCGACCATGTCGTAGCCGTCGGAGGTCGCGCCATAGCCGACGATCTCGGCATAGATGGTCGCGCCGCGCGCCTTGGCATGCTCCAGCTCCTCGAGCACCAGCACGCCGCCGCCGCCGGCGATCACGAACCCGTCGCGGTTCTTGTCGAACGGGCGGGACGCGTTGTAGGCGCTGTCGTTGTACTTGCTCGACATGGCGCCCATGGCGTCGAACAGGTTCGACATGGTCCAGTCGAGATCCTCGCCGCCGCCGGCGAAGACGATGTCCTGCTTGCCCCACTGGATCAGCTCGGCGGCATTGCCGATGCAGATGTTGGTGGTCGCGCAGGCCGCGGAGATCGAATAGTTGACGCCGTGGATCTTGAACGGGGTCGCCAGCGTCGCCGAGGTGGTCGAGCTCATCGCCTTGGGAACGGCGGTCGGTCCGATGCGGCGCGGGCCCTTGTCGCGGGTGATGTCGGCCGCTTCGACGATGGTGCGCGTCGACGGGCCGCCGGAGCCCATGATGATGCCGGTGCGCTCATTGCTGATGTCGCTCTCTTCGAGACCGGCATCGGCGATCGCCTGCTGCATCGACATGTAGGTCCAGGCCGCGCCCGGTCCCATGAAGCGGGTCGTACGGCGGTCGAGCACCTCGAACGGGTCGACGGTCGGGGCGCCATGGACCTGGCAGCGGAAGCCGAGCCGCGCATAGTCCTCGGCCGGAACGATGCCGGACTTGCCTTCGCGCAGGCTCGCCGTCACTTCCTGGGTGGTGCCGCCCAGCGACGACACGATTCCCATTCCGGTTATCACCACCCGCCTCATCGCGGTCTCCCATGCTGTCTTTCGGATCCGGTCGCAGAAGCCGGTCCGGTATCATTCGAAATGTCGACCCTCGGCGCGGTCTCGCCATGCAGCAGTGCTGTCCGGGGGGCGCCTGGCCGTTTGCGCGGCCGGGCATGCCTTCACCAGATAGGCGCTGCCGCGCCGGCGATCAATCGTCCGCGTCGGGTCTCACT comes from Stappia sp. 28M-7 and encodes:
- the dnaQ gene encoding DNA polymerase III subunit epsilon, whose protein sequence is MREIAFDTETTGLDPRNGDRLVEIGGVELINHVPTGRTYHVYINPERDVPLEAFNVHGLSTEFLADKPKFAEVAQEFLDFVGDAVLVIHNASFDMGFINMELSRVGMGPIPPAQVLDTLAIARRKHPGSPASLDALCSRYGIDNSRRTKHGALLDSEILAEVYIELIGGKQAGLAFSAEEETRTDTIVHERTRAQPRPVPLAPRLTAAEIEAHAGFISGMGDKALWKRYEPGEA
- a CDS encoding D-glycerate dehydrogenase, with amino-acid sequence MPRKKPLVVVTRKLPDVVETRMRELFETRLNEADRPLSQAELVEAVKTADVVVPTVTDRIDSAVLSQAGPNLKLIANFGNGVDNIDVITANNRGITVTNTPGVLTEDTADMTMALMLGVPRRIAEGIKVLEHGEWSGWSPTWMLGRRIWGKRLGIIGMGRIGQAVARRAKAFGMSIHYHNRRRVSEAVEESLEATYWESLDQMLARMDVVSIHCPHTPATYHLLSARRLKLMKPEAYIVNTARGEVIDEAALIRQLDAGQLAGAGLDVFEHEPAVNPKLVASNKVVLLPHMGSATVEGRVDMGEKVIINIKTFMDGHRPPDRVLPSML
- a CDS encoding SH3 domain-containing protein, producing MRGLARRCSDHDRQLADDAGRSHARPAPPRIRRPLARVLAAASLCLLLLLQVLAGPGAALAQSTTKGPSGFPVPRFVSLKSERVNVRVGPTLEHRIGWTYVRAGLPVEIVQEFENWRRIRDWQGEEGWVFHSLLSGRRTALVTPWEQSGTTPLRAEPRSDARLVAELGPNVLANVGSCREGWCRISGEKFAGWIDQTRLFGVYPDETFE
- the fabI gene encoding enoyl-ACP reductase FabI encodes the protein MSGLMKGKRGLVMGVANDHSIAWGIAKALAAQGAELAFTYQGEAFGRRVRPLADSVGANLLIPCDVEDIATVDQVFETLKAEWGSIDFLVHAIAFSDKSELRGRYADTTRENFTRTMLISCFSFTEIAKRAAELMPNGGSIVTLTYGGSTKVMPNYNVMGVAKAALESSVRYLAMDYGLQNVRVNAISAGPVRTLAGSGVSDARVMFNYQKQHSPLGRTVTIDEVGGSALYLLSDLSSGVTGEVHFVDSGYNTVSMPRLDALKTQEAEAQAARQIEEV
- the fabB gene encoding beta-ketoacyl-ACP synthase I, translated to MRRVVITGMGIVSSLGGTTQEVTASLREGKSGIVPAEDYARLGFRCQVHGAPTVDPFEVLDRRTTRFMGPGAAWTYMSMQQAIADAGLEESDISNERTGIIMGSGGPSTRTIVEAADITRDKGPRRIGPTAVPKAMSSTTSATLATPFKIHGVNYSISAACATTNICIGNAAELIQWGKQDIVFAGGGEDLDWTMSNLFDAMGAMSSKYNDSAYNASRPFDKNRDGFVIAGGGGVLVLEELEHAKARGATIYAEIVGYGATSDGYDMVAPSGEGAARCMKLAMANVGEPIDYINPHATSTPVGDEREVEAMRSVFGKDLPRISATKAISGHSLGAAGVHEAIYSLLMMQNDFIAPSAHIEELDPIFADVPIVRERIDNAGLNTIMSNGFGFGGTNATLVFRRYNG